The sequence TTTTACGTCTCGGAGTCCGTTGTGAGGGAGATATTGAAAGACCCCTCGATGCTGACCCTCGGAGGCGAGAGAAAGGATATTTCCGTCCTGTTCTCCGATATCAAGGGCTTCACTTCCCTCTCGGAAGGCCTGTTGGCGGAAGACCTGGTTCAGATATTGAACGAGTATCTGACGAAGATGACAGACGTGGTTTTCAGTCACATGGGTCTTCTGGACAAATACATCGGCGACGCCATAATGGCGGTCTACGGGGCGCCGCTGGCGCAGCCGGATCACCACCTCAGGGCCTGCCTCACCGCTTTGGATATGAGGGCCGAGCTGATGGAGCTCCAGAAGGAATGGGAGATAACCGGCAGACCGAAACTCGAGATACGCATCGGGATAAACAGCGGGCACGCCGTAGTCGGGAACATGGGCTCCAAGAAGAGATTCGACTACACGGTTCTGGGCGACAACGTGAACCTGGCGTCAAGGCTTGAAAATCTCAACAAGGTATACAACACGAAAATCCTCATCTCCGAAAACACCTACGTAAACGTAAAGGACGAAATATCGGTCAGGGAGCTCGATCTGGTCAGGGTCAGGGGCAAGACGATTCCCGTAAAGATATACGAGATGATCGGGAGAAAGGGCGTTAATCCGGAAAGAGAGGAGATGGCGGAGGCATTCCACCGGGGCCTGGAGGAAACGAGAAAAAGAAACTGGGAAGCGGCCCTTAAAATATTCGTGGATTTGAGCAACAAATACCACCAGGATGTCCCCACATCCCTCTATATCGACAGGATAAGGGAGGCCATCTCCAATCCTCCTCCTGATGATTGGGACGGTGTGTTTTGAAAGAGCTTAAAAAAGTTATTGCATATCTTGCGTATTTGTATTATATGCTATATCATATATTAAAAAAGTATAACAAGAAATACAGAAAAAATGTCCCTTGACAATGCCATTGTAATAACAAGATAAGGAGCCCGATATGTTGAGGTTCTTATCGACCGTAGGGGGATGGGTCAACGAGAAGCTGGCCGAGATCGGCAAGGTTACGATCCTGCTTCTCGACGCCGCCCGTTGGGCCTTCGTTCCCCCGTTCAGGTTTAAGAATATCTTGCGCCAGATGGAATTTGTGGGCGTTAAGTCGATAAACATAGTGCTCTTCACCGGGGTATTTACGGGGATGGTCCTGGCCCTGCAGGGTTACCTGAGCTTCAAGCTTTTTAACGCCGAGAGCTTGGTCGGGGGCACAGTTGCCGTCGCCATGGCTAGAGAGATGGGCCCCGTTATCTCCGCCTTCATGGTAATCGCAAGGGCGGGCTCCGCCATGGCCGCAGAGCTCGGAACCATGCGCGTAACGGAGCAGATCGACGCCCTCGTTTCGATGTCGATAAATCCCGTGAAATACCTTGTTGTCCCGAGGATAATCGCAGGGATTACAATGATGCCCATACTTTCGTCGATATTTTCCCTCGCTGGCTTTCTCGGGTCTTACTTTGCGGGGGTGAAGCTTTTGGGAATAAACGCGGGAGTCTTTATGGGAAGGGTATATGAAATTCTTGACCTGGAGGATTTTACAAACGGAATCATCAAATCAGTTTTCTTCGGACTCCTCTTTACGTTGATCGCCTGTTACTACGGATTCAACGCAAGGGGCGGCGCCGCCGGCGTGGGTACAGCGACTAACAAGGCCGTCGTGGTAAGCTGTGTGACGATAGTCATCAGCGATTATTTCTTAACGGCGATCATGTTCAGTTGATTATCGGATATGAGGCAAGAAAAAAAATATGATTAGGATCGAGAGCCTAAACAAATCCTTCGGGGAAGAAAAGGTGCTCATTAACATAAACCTGACAATCCCCGAGGGTAAAATAACCGTAATACTCGGAAGGAGCGGCGCCGGGAAGTCGGTTCTCTTAAAACATATGATCGGCCTGATAAAACCTGACAGCGGAAAAATATACGTCAACGGCCGGGAGATCACCGGACTTAACGAAAAGGAGCTTGACAAGGTAAGAGAGCACTTTGGGATGTTGTTTCAGGGCGGCGGCCTCTTCGATTCGATTACCGTTTGGGAAAACGTTGCCTTCCCCCTGGTGGAGAGGGGAAACACCTCCATGGAGGAGATAAAAAAGGAGGTAAAGAAGCGTATCTCCCAGGTAGGTCTCGCCGGCATGGAGACAAAACTCCCGTCGCAACTGTCGGGAGGGATGAAGAACCGGGTCGGGCTTGCCAGGGCGCTTGTTACGAATCCAGATATCATCCTCTTCGACGAGCCGACTGCCGGACTCGACCCGATCACGGAAGAATCGATTTCTAAACTGATAATACAAACACACAAGAAACATAAAAATACATATGTCATAATAAGTCATGATATAGAGATGACCCTTAGGGTGGCCGATAAGATCGCAATCCTTTATGGAGGGAAGATCATCACCGAGGGAACTCCCGATGAGCTGAAGAAGTCAAAAGACTCCTTCGTCTCCAAATTCGTGAACGGAAGCCTCGAAGACCTTGATCTGGAGCATCGCTGACAAAGGGGGTTGGGACAACTCGTTATTCCCTTGGGGGGCGGGGGGGCGGGACAACATCTCATTCCCTTGAGGAGCTGGGGGCTGGGACGATATGTAATCCCCTTGGGAAGCGGTGGTCGGAACAATATGTCATTCCCTTGGAAAACGGGAATCCAGACTGTCCCCACGTATGTGGGGGTGAAATATCTTTAAGGATTCCCAATCGAGTCGGGAATGACAGTATAAACATGAATCGAGTTCGGCTGGGTGGCACTGATAAGCTCCGGTTTTTCAGCGAGACTTTTACCCCCTTTACAGGGAAAATCGAAAAAAGTAAGGATACTTCCATAGTATTTAATAGGAGGACAGTTTACTGTGGACAGCAAATATACCGAAATCAAAGTGGGTATTTTTGTTATCGTGGGAATTGCGATTCTAACCGTCATCACCCTTTTTGTCGGCGAATACAAGTTCAAGGTAAGAAAGGGCTACGCCCTTGACGCCGAGTTTAAAAACGTTGCGGGCCTCGACATGAACGGCCCGGTGAGGCTTGCGGGGGTCGAGGTGGGAAGCGTAACCGATATAGGACTTACGACGGACGGCAAAAAGGCGAAGATAACGATGGACATCGATCCCGATGTGGAGATCTACAGGGACGCCAAGGTGGAGCTAAAGAGCTACGGCGCCCTCGGGGAGAAATTCGTCATGATCTACCCCGGAAATCCCGACACCGGAAGGCTCGAATCGGGAGAAACGATAACGGACGTAATTCCGGAGGTCGATTTAAACGACGTCATGAGGAACGTCCAGGAGATATCGGACGACATCAAGGACATGTCGGGGAACCTGAGCGACGTCCTCGGCTCCGATGAGACGAAAAAGGACCTGAAGGAGATCATCGCAAACATCAAATCCTCCACCGAAAATCTGTCAAACATCACCACCAAGCTGAACAGCGGAAACGGCACTATCGGAAAGCTCATTAACGACGACACCATTTACAACGATGTCAAGACATCCACTAAGGCG comes from Candidatus Zymogenus saltonus and encodes:
- a CDS encoding ABC transporter permease, producing MLRFLSTVGGWVNEKLAEIGKVTILLLDAARWAFVPPFRFKNILRQMEFVGVKSINIVLFTGVFTGMVLALQGYLSFKLFNAESLVGGTVAVAMAREMGPVISAFMVIARAGSAMAAELGTMRVTEQIDALVSMSINPVKYLVVPRIIAGITMMPILSSIFSLAGFLGSYFAGVKLLGINAGVFMGRVYEILDLEDFTNGIIKSVFFGLLFTLIACYYGFNARGGAAGVGTATNKAVVVSCVTIVISDYFLTAIMFS
- a CDS encoding ATP-binding cassette domain-containing protein, whose protein sequence is MIRIESLNKSFGEEKVLININLTIPEGKITVILGRSGAGKSVLLKHMIGLIKPDSGKIYVNGREITGLNEKELDKVREHFGMLFQGGGLFDSITVWENVAFPLVERGNTSMEEIKKEVKKRISQVGLAGMETKLPSQLSGGMKNRVGLARALVTNPDIILFDEPTAGLDPITEESISKLIIQTHKKHKNTYVIISHDIEMTLRVADKIAILYGGKIITEGTPDELKKSKDSFVSKFVNGSLEDLDLEHR
- a CDS encoding MCE family protein, with translation MDSKYTEIKVGIFVIVGIAILTVITLFVGEYKFKVRKGYALDAEFKNVAGLDMNGPVRLAGVEVGSVTDIGLTTDGKKAKITMDIDPDVEIYRDAKVELKSYGALGEKFVMIYPGNPDTGRLESGETITDVIPEVDLNDVMRNVQEISDDIKDMSGNLSDVLGSDETKKDLKEIIANIKSSTENLSNITTKLNSGNGTIGKLINDDTIYNDVKTSTKALKDVADKMEKGEGTLGRLAHDETLYVEAENAMREFRKSAEGIQEQTPISVMATIFGLIF